A genome region from Leptodactylus fuscus isolate aLepFus1 chromosome 6, aLepFus1.hap2, whole genome shotgun sequence includes the following:
- the LOC142208783 gene encoding protein-glutamine gamma-glutamyltransferase 5-like has product MTQALGISYCNLQSQKNNVLHHTEEISDNRLIIRRGQPFLIALQFNGREYQEGTDNIIFMVETGPWPDEASGTKAVFPLKKALIRRTWSAAVERSGPNSMMVVIMPSSNAIIGQYTLKVQIAKGTKATTYKLGTFVLLFNPWCADDDVFLDDEPKRQEYVMNDYGFVYQGNRKWITQCPWNYGQFEDDIVDISLRILDKNLNYLQDAFKDLSLRNNPMYVSRVVCAMINSNDDNGVLQGNWGEDYENGVRPSAWNGSTAILRQWYKRDCEPVKYGQCWVFAAVMCTVMRSLGIPTRVITNFDSAHDTNNNLIIDEYYDSTGKKLPKESHDSIWNFHVWCECWMARRDLPPGYGGWQVLDPTPQETSNGIYCCGPTSVKAIKEGEVHLNYDAPFVFSMVNADCVTWTIYGTKKEKHFCDPQLVGNRISTKCVGTDEREDITHTYKHDEGTIEERKAFLKALQRLSRRSIMSSSNGAPHSDISNGFSSNGMAPEHAPLPDHDEQLNRPLSDAKLLLKFKLTESPQLGQTISLALLSINLLPVAKTLKLSFSAQSLKHRGKPGVQFWKDSKYIDLGPKEEKWLLLQIPYSQYGKYLEENNLIRVSAVGEQNVTWEKVLVERDITLAMPQITINPMGSAQVNKPCKIQLTFSNPLNEDVSNSLLVIQGSGLVKSHMKILVGSMKAKERSVLEFELVPYKVGLKQLQVHFGSNKFQVIKGYRTIIVNN; this is encoded by the exons CACTTGGAATTTCCTACTGCAATCTGCAGAGccaaaaaaataatgttttacatCACACAGAGGAAATCAGTGACAACCGCCTCATCATTCGGAGAGGGCAGCCATTTTTAATTGCCTTACAATTCAATGGGAGGGAATATCAGGAAGgaacagataacatcatcttcaTGGTAGAAACTG GGCCATGGCCAGATGAAGCTTCTGGGACTAAAGCAGTATTCCCCTTAAAAAAGGCTTTAATAAGGAGGACATGGAGTGCAGCGGTAGAAAGGAGTGGACCCAACTCCATGATGGTGGTCATCATGCCGTCTTCTAACGCTATAATCGGGCAATACACTCTAAAGGTTCAGATTGCCAAAGGAACCAAAGCCACCACCTATAAACTGGGGACATTTGTGCTACTATTCAATCCATGGTGTGCAG ATGATGATGTGTTTCTGGATGATGAACCCAAGCGACAAGAATATGTTATGAATGACTATGGATTTGTCTACCAAGGCAACCGAAAATGGATTACTCAATGCCCATGGAACTATGGACAG TTTGAGGATGACATTGTGGATATCAGTCTAAGAATACTTGACAAGAATCTGAATTATCTACAAGATGCATTTAAGGATTTATCACTCAGAAACAACCCTATGTATGTAAGCAGAGTGGTGTGTGCCATG ATCAACTCTAATGATGATAATGGAGTCTTACAAGGAAACTGGGGTGAAGACTATGAAAATGGAGTCCGTCCATCTGCCTGGAATGGGAGTACCGCTATCTTAAGGCAATGGTATAAAAGGGATTGTGAACCTGTTAAATATGGCCAGTGCTGGGTCTTTGCAGCGGTCATGTGCACAG TGATGAGAAGTTTGGGAATTCCGACTCGTGTTATCACAAACTTTGATTCTGCTCACGACACTAATAACAATCTGATTATTGACGAGTACTATGACTCCACCGGAAAGAAACTGCCTAAAGAGAGCCATGATAGTATCTG GAATTTCCATGTTTGGTGTGAATGTTGGATGGCAAGAAGAGACCTACCGCCAGGCTATGGAGGGTGGCAAGTCCTGGATCCAACACCCCAGGAGACAAGCAATG GAATCTACTGTTGTGGTCCTACCTCTGTCAAAGCCATAAAAGAAGGAGAGGTCCACCTCAACTATGATGCTCCATTTGTGTTTTCCATGGTGAATGCGGACTGTGTGACTTGGACTATATACGgcacaaagaaagaaaaacatttcTGCGACCCACAATTGGTCGGAAACCGCATCAGTACGAAGTGTGTGGGGACAGATGAACGTGAAGATATTACCCATACTTATAAGCATGATGAAG GTACAATTGAAGAAAGGAAGGCCTTCCTGAAAGCTTTGCAAAGACTAAGTAGAAGAAGCATAATGTCATCTTCAAATGGCGCTCCACATAGTGACATCAGCAATGGATTCTCCTCTAATGGCATGGCGCCTGAACATGCACCGCTTCCTGATCATGATGAACAACTGAACCGTCCTCTAAGCGATGCAAAACTACTGCTTAAGTTTAAGCTGACCGAGTCTCCGCAGCTCGGACAAACCATCAGTTTGGCTTTATTGTCTATTAATCTGCTCCCTGTTGCCAAGACATTAAAGCTGAGCTTTAGTGCACAGTCCTTGAAGCATCGGGGAAAACCAGGTGTCCAGTTCTGGAAGGACTCCAAGTACATTGACCTCGGGCCTAAAGAAG AGAAATGGCTGTTGCTGCAAATTCCATATTCACAATATGGAAAGTACCTCGAAGAGAACAACTTGATAAGAGTGTCTGCTGTGGGGGAGCAGAATGTAACCTGGGAGAAAGTTCTAGTAGAAAGGGACATCACCTTAGCAATGCCGCAGATTACAATCAAT CCTATGGGATCTGCACAAGTAAATAAACCCTGCAAGATACAACTCACATTCTCCAATCCTCTGAATGAAGATGTTAGCAACAGCCTGCTGGTGATACAGGGTAGCGGGCTGGTGAAGAGTCACATGAAAATACT tgTTGGCTCCATGAAAGCAAAAGAAAGATCAGTCCTGGAGTTTGAACTGGTTCCCTACAAAGTCGGCCTGAAACAGCTTCAAGTGCACTTCGGCAGCAACAAGTTCCAAGTCATCAAAGGCTACAGAACCATCATAGTTAACAATTGA